ACGACCGACCCGATCAGGCCGAAAACACCGATCGGCGTCAATTGAATGATCCAGCGTGTCAGCTTGAACATGACCTGAGAGCCCTGTTCAACAATTTCCGCCAAGGCTTTGGTTTTCTGACCTAAAGTACTAAGCGCGGCCCCCGCGAGAATGGCGAAGAAGACAACGCTGAGCACCTTGCCCTCGGCGAAGCTCTTGAAAATATTGGACGGCACAATCCCGGTGATCACATCGATCGGTGCAGGGATCGGATCGTGCGCCTCCACGGTCAGCGGCAATCCCGCCAGACCGGCACCCGGCTGGAAATAGATGCCGATGGCCAGGCCAACCGACACCGCGATGGCCGAGGTGATCATGAACCAGACGATCGTCTGGGCGCCGAGCTTGAACGCCCTGCCCCCCGTCCCTTCCTCGCCATGTCCCAGGCGCGCGATCGAGGCCGCGATGGTGAAAAAGACCAGCGGCACGACCAGCATCTTGATGGCGCGGATGAAGGTATCCCCTATCGGCGTCAACACAGGCAAGGCCGCCTTGCCCCAATAGAGGGCGACACCGACTCCGAGCGTGAAGGCGATGAGCGTTTTCAGCCAGAACGGTATTTTACCGAGCCACGTCATGGGGATGCTTTCGTGTGTAACCAATTGCCTGCTATATGAGCCCCAGTTGCTCCGTTTGCACACTAAAAAAATTGCGGCCTGAGTTAAACAGCGCTAAACGCTGTGCCATATCCACTCGGTAAAACTTCATGTCGCACAATACCTTCGGTCATCTCTTCCGTGTCACCACCTGGGGCGAAAGCCACGGACCGGCCCTTGGCTGCGTCATCGATGGCTGCCCGCCGGGCATCGCCCTGTCCGAAGCGGATATCCAATGGGCCATGGATCGTCGCAAACCGGGCGGTTCGCGTTTCGTCACCCAGCGCCGCGAAGCCGACGAGGCGAAGATTCTTTCCGGCGTCTTTGAAGGCGTCACAACCGGCACGCCAATCTCGATCCTGATCGAAAATACCGACCAGCGCTCGAAGGACTACGGCGACATCGCCCAACAGTTTCGCCCTGGCCACGCCGATTACACCTACTTCGCCAAATACGGCGTGCGCGATTATCGCGGCGGCGGACGCTCCAGCGCCCGTGAAACCGCCGCACGCGTCGCGGCCGGCGCCGTGGCGCTGAAAGTGTTGCAGGTCCTGATCGGCGAAGAGGTCAAGGTGCGCGGCGCCCTCGTCCAGCTTGGTACGCACAAGGCCGCGAGAGGCAACTGGGACTGGGAAGAGGTCGGCAATAACCCTTTCTTCTGCCCTGATCCGGCGTCGGTCACGCTGTGGGAAACCTATCTCGACGGCATCCGGAAGGCCGGCTCATCCATTGGCGCCGTGGTAGAGGTTCAGGCCGAAGGCATTCCCGCCGGCTGGGGCGCACCAATCTATGGCAAGCTTGATTCCGAACTGGCCTCGGCGCTGATGACCATCAACGCCTGCAAGGGTGTCGAGATCGGTGAAGGCTTCGGAGCCGCCGAGCTTTCCGGCGAGGATAATGCCGATGAAATGCGCATGGGCCCTGATGGACCGGAATTCAAATCCAACCATGCCGGCGGTATCCTCGGCGGTATCTCGACGGGCCAGACGGTCGTGGCGCGTATGGCGCTGAAGCCAACCTCTTCGATCCTCAACAAGCGCGAGAGCATCGACATCAGGGGCAACGAGGTCGAACTGCTGACCAAGGGCCGTCATGATCCGTGCGTCGGTATCCGCGCCGTGCCGGTGGCCGAAGCCATGATGGCGTGCGTCTTGCTCGATGCCTTCCTGCGCCATCGTGGCCAGACGGGCGGAGGTCCGCACCACGTCGGCTAGGATTGCTGCACGGCTGTAATGCCACAGCCCAAAAACCGGCCATTTCACAGCGTATCGAGCCTGAAAGGTCGCGCATCCGGCGCGCCTGAACGGATTGACGACATGCTGAAAAACACAATCGCCCCTCTGGCTCTGGGCCTGCTGATGGCCGCCACCGCCGCGTGTTCGCAACAACCGCCAGAAGGCGGCCCGCCTCCTGGCGATGGCCCTGGTGGTCCGCCGAAAGCTGAAAGCATCATCACCAGAACTCGATACAGACAAGGACGGCGCCATCAGCAAGTCCGAGGTGAGCGCCGATAAGCGCCTGGCTGAACACTTCGACCAGGCCGATGCCGATCACGACGGCAAGGTGAACGCGACAGAATTGAAAGCCTTCTTCGCCACAATGAAGCCACCTGAGCGTCCGTAAACGAGTTTGGACATAAGCCGGAGGCTGGCGCTTCCGGCTTTTTTATGCGCGTAATTCTCCTGATCGAACGCCTATTGTAATTAATACAGTTACACTTATATAGGTCTCACGTTAGAGAGGGAGAGTTTCTCATGATTGACAAAAGACCATACAACACGCTCGGCGGCGCCGATCACGGCTGGCTGAAGGCCAAGCACCATTTTTCCTTCGCCAACTATTACGATCCGGCCAAGATGGGCTGGGGCTCTTTGCGCGTCTGGAATGACGACGAGATCAAGGCACAAACCGGTTTCCCGCCGCATCCGCACGACAATATGGAAATCATCACCTATGTCCGCGAAGGCGCGATAACCCACGAGGATTTGCTTGGCAACAAAGGCCGCACCGAAGCGGGCGATGTGCAGGTAATGTCGGCCGGCACGGGTATTCGGCATTCGGAATACAATCTGGAAAGCGAAACCACCAAGATCTTCCAGATCTGGGTCATGCCGGCGTCGCGTGGCGAAGCACCAAGCTGGGGCGCCAAGCCCTTTCCCAAGGGCGACCGCGCCGGCAAGTTCGTGACGCTGGCCACCGGCTTTGATGAAGACGGCGACGCGCTCAAGATTCGCTCACCGGCCCGCCTGCTGGGCGCCACCCTGCTCAAGGACCAGTCCGAGAGCTACACACCGCTGGCCACCAAACCCGCCACGACGCGCCACCTGTACCTGGTCGTCGCCAAGGGTAAGGTCAGCGTCAATGGTGTTGAACTGAACGAGCGCGATGGCGCGGCGATCAAGGACGAGTCCTCGCTCGATATTCGCGCGCTCGAAGATGCCGAAGTCGTTTTGCTCGACGCAGCCTGATGATTAAGGGGGTTTGGGGCCGCGAGCCTCAAGCCCCTTTTATTTAAGCCCGACCAGCTTGTGGGTCTGGACGCTCATGCGCCATTGTGGATGCTTCAGG
The window above is part of the Asticcacaulis sp. MM231 genome. Proteins encoded here:
- the aroC gene encoding chorismate synthase codes for the protein MSHNTFGHLFRVTTWGESHGPALGCVIDGCPPGIALSEADIQWAMDRRKPGGSRFVTQRREADEAKILSGVFEGVTTGTPISILIENTDQRSKDYGDIAQQFRPGHADYTYFAKYGVRDYRGGGRSSARETAARVAAGAVALKVLQVLIGEEVKVRGALVQLGTHKAARGNWDWEEVGNNPFFCPDPASVTLWETYLDGIRKAGSSIGAVVEVQAEGIPAGWGAPIYGKLDSELASALMTINACKGVEIGEGFGAAELSGEDNADEMRMGPDGPEFKSNHAGGILGGISTGQTVVARMALKPTSSILNKRESIDIRGNEVELLTKGRHDPCVGIRAVPVAEAMMACVLLDAFLRHRGQTGGGPHHVG
- a CDS encoding pirin family protein, giving the protein MIDKRPYNTLGGADHGWLKAKHHFSFANYYDPAKMGWGSLRVWNDDEIKAQTGFPPHPHDNMEIITYVREGAITHEDLLGNKGRTEAGDVQVMSAGTGIRHSEYNLESETTKIFQIWVMPASRGEAPSWGAKPFPKGDRAGKFVTLATGFDEDGDALKIRSPARLLGATLLKDQSESYTPLATKPATTRHLYLVVAKGKVSVNGVELNERDGAAIKDESSLDIRALEDAEVVLLDAA